A window of Sphingorhabdus lacus contains these coding sequences:
- a CDS encoding integration host factor subunit beta: MIRSELIKKLESENPELKTEEIEKIVDLFFNQIIQRLADGGRVELRGFGAFSTRERSPRKGRNPRTGASVEVPSKRVPYFKPGKEVREQLNK, from the coding sequence ATGATCCGGTCCGAGTTGATTAAGAAATTGGAGAGCGAAAATCCCGAGCTCAAAACCGAAGAAATCGAAAAAATCGTCGATTTGTTCTTTAACCAGATTATCCAGCGGCTAGCCGATGGCGGTCGTGTTGAACTGCGCGGTTTCGGAGCTTTTTCAACCCGTGAGCGGAGTCCGCGCAAAGGCCGCAATCCGCGAACCGGCGCTTCTGTTGAAGTACCTTCCAAGCGCGTACCATATTTCAAGCCCGGCAAAGAAGTCCGCGAACAATTAAACAAGTAA
- a CDS encoding VOC family protein — MAEEHAPTSGLTPHIQIGDNRAAEAIDFYINAFGATEIRRMLAEDGKRLMHAHVHINGASLMLHDEFPEFVDPSEADVAGGSGLTLHLQVDDADAWFARAVAAGATATMPPADMFWGDRYGQIKDPFGYRWSIGHPLNGG; from the coding sequence ATGGCAGAGGAACATGCACCCACGAGCGGACTGACCCCGCACATCCAGATCGGTGACAACCGCGCCGCCGAAGCGATCGATTTCTACATCAACGCCTTTGGCGCGACAGAGATCCGCCGGATGCTCGCAGAAGATGGCAAGCGCCTTATGCACGCGCATGTGCACATCAACGGCGCATCCCTGATGCTGCACGACGAATTTCCCGAATTTGTCGACCCGTCCGAAGCCGATGTCGCAGGCGGCAGCGGCCTGACCCTGCATCTTCAGGTCGACGACGCCGACGCATGGTTCGCCCGCGCCGTTGCGGCAGGGGCCACAGCCACCATGCCACCCGCCGATATGTTCTGGGGCGACCGTTATGGGCAGATCAAGGACCCGTTCGGTTACCGCTGGTCCATCGGCCATCCGCTGAACGGTGGATAG
- a CDS encoding TetR/AcrR family transcriptional regulator: protein MPASRTKKAPSTRVPAAGSAREKLIAAAIATVRYKGFSATSVDEICQAAGVTKGAFFHHFASKEALAVAAAGAWTDIAEQRIFTQPDWTRIPDPLERLLGHIDFRLSMLDGPAEDFTCFVGTMVQESYNSSDPIRAACDASIRAYALRLAEDIQQAIDIYGIASGVSAVSLAYHIQAVLQGAFILAKANGNPVIARDSVMHLQRYVIMLFTQK from the coding sequence ATGCCCGCGAGTCGCACCAAAAAAGCCCCGTCCACGCGCGTCCCCGCCGCGGGCTCTGCGCGTGAAAAGCTGATCGCTGCGGCCATTGCGACCGTGCGCTACAAGGGCTTCTCCGCCACCTCCGTCGATGAAATCTGTCAGGCCGCGGGCGTCACCAAGGGTGCCTTCTTCCACCATTTCGCCTCGAAAGAAGCGCTCGCCGTCGCTGCGGCAGGGGCGTGGACCGACATTGCCGAGCAGCGCATCTTCACCCAGCCCGACTGGACCCGCATTCCCGACCCGCTCGAACGCCTGCTCGGCCATATCGACTTCCGCCTGTCGATGCTCGACGGTCCGGCCGAGGATTTCACCTGCTTCGTCGGCACGATGGTGCAGGAAAGCTATAACAGCAGCGACCCGATCCGCGCCGCCTGCGATGCCAGCATCCGCGCCTATGCGTTGCGGCTGGCCGAAGATATCCAACAGGCCATCGACATCTACGGGATCGCAAGCGGCGTCAGCGCGGTTAGCCTTGCTTACCATATCCAGGCCGTCCTGCAGGGCGCGTTCATTTTGGCCAAAGCCAATGGCAACCCGGTGATTGCCCGCGACAGCGTCATGCACCTGCAACGCTATGTCATCATGTTGTTCACGCAAAAGTGA
- the rpsA gene encoding 30S ribosomal protein S1, with the protein MATSPNPTRDDFAALLDESLGGADGGFEGRVVKGTVTAIDNDHAVIDVGLKSEGRVALREFAMPGQKADLKVGDEVEVYVDRVENMNGEAMLSRDRARREAAWDVLEGEFEAGNRVDGVIFGRVKGGFTVDLGGAVAFLPGSQVDVRPVRDVAPLMDIAQPFVILKMDRKRGNIVVSRRAILEETRAEQRTGLIQNLAEGQIIDGVVKNITDYGAFVDLGGIDGLLHVTDISYKRINHPSEVINIGDTVKVQIVRINKDTQRISLGMKQLESDPWDAAVKNYPVGTKLKGSVTNITEYGAFIELEPGIEGLVHVSEMSWTKKNVHPGKIVSTSQEVDVIVLDIDMEKRRISLGLKQAQDNPWASFAEKFPVGSTVEGEVKNATEFGLFIGLDGDVDGMVHMSDIAWGISGEEALHLHRKGETVKAIVLDIDAEKERISLGIKQIEKGAPSAAGASSTGGLKKGATTTVTVLEVRDGGLEVQAGEDGATGFIKRADLGRDRDEQRPDRFQVGQKFDAMITGFDRSKKPNFSVKALQLAEEKQAVEQYGSSDSGASLGDILGEALKGVKK; encoded by the coding sequence TAAAAGGCACCGTAACCGCAATCGACAATGACCATGCCGTCATCGACGTCGGTTTGAAATCCGAAGGCCGCGTGGCTCTGCGTGAATTCGCAATGCCCGGCCAAAAAGCCGACCTGAAAGTCGGCGACGAAGTCGAAGTTTATGTCGACCGCGTAGAAAATATGAACGGCGAAGCAATGCTGAGCCGTGACCGTGCCCGCCGCGAAGCCGCATGGGATGTTCTCGAAGGCGAATTTGAAGCTGGCAACCGCGTTGACGGCGTCATCTTTGGCCGCGTCAAGGGCGGTTTCACCGTCGATCTTGGTGGTGCTGTCGCTTTCTTGCCCGGCAGCCAAGTCGATGTTCGCCCGGTACGCGACGTTGCGCCATTGATGGATATTGCGCAGCCTTTCGTCATCCTGAAGATGGACCGCAAGCGTGGCAATATCGTTGTTTCGCGTCGCGCCATTTTGGAAGAAACCCGTGCTGAGCAGCGTACCGGCCTTATCCAGAACCTCGCTGAAGGTCAGATCATTGACGGCGTTGTCAAGAACATCACCGATTATGGTGCTTTCGTCGACTTGGGCGGCATCGACGGCCTGTTGCATGTCACCGACATCAGCTACAAGCGCATCAATCACCCAAGCGAAGTCATCAATATCGGTGACACCGTTAAGGTACAGATTGTTCGTATCAACAAGGACACACAGCGCATCAGCTTGGGCATGAAGCAGCTGGAAAGCGATCCTTGGGATGCTGCCGTCAAGAATTATCCGGTTGGTACCAAGCTGAAGGGTTCGGTCACGAACATCACCGAATATGGTGCGTTCATCGAACTCGAACCAGGTATCGAAGGTTTGGTCCACGTTTCGGAAATGAGCTGGACCAAGAAGAATGTTCATCCCGGCAAGATCGTTTCGACGAGCCAGGAAGTCGACGTTATCGTACTCGACATCGACATGGAAAAGCGCCGCATCTCGCTTGGCCTCAAGCAAGCCCAGGACAATCCTTGGGCCAGCTTCGCGGAGAAGTTCCCCGTTGGTTCGACCGTCGAAGGCGAAGTCAAGAATGCCACCGAATTCGGTCTGTTCATCGGCCTCGATGGCGACGTCGATGGCATGGTGCACATGTCGGATATCGCTTGGGGCATTTCGGGAGAAGAAGCGCTGCATCTTCATCGCAAAGGCGAGACCGTCAAGGCGATCGTTCTGGACATCGATGCAGAGAAAGAGCGTATCTCGCTTGGCATCAAGCAGATCGAAAAGGGTGCCCCATCGGCAGCTGGAGCCTCTTCGACTGGCGGCCTGAAGAAAGGTGCAACCACCACCGTTACCGTGCTTGAAGTCCGCGATGGCGGCCTTGAAGTGCAGGCAGGTGAAGACGGCGCAACTGGCTTCATCAAGCGTGCCGACCTCGGCCGTGACCGTGACGAACAGCGTCCTGACCGCTTCCAGGTTGGCCAGAAGTTCGATGCCATGATCACCGGCTTTGACCGTTCGAAGAAGCCGAATTTCTCGGTCAAGGCACTTCAACTGGCCGAAGAAAAGCAGGCTGTCGAACAATATGGTTCGTCCGACTCGGGTGCGTCACTTGGCGACATCCTTGGCGAAGCGCTGAAAGGCGTGAAGAAGTAA
- a CDS encoding sugar transporter: MTGQLNINAAPKWLLWVGILFLLWNLMGVGAFASQWSMSADDIGKLPPDQRDLWLAMPGWAWAAYAIGVVVGTLGAIGLLLRKWWAPLAFALSLIAVLVQFSYPFLFAQQAQGDMAMLAFPIFIVVMAIIQWQLSRAWQRKGWLA, encoded by the coding sequence ATGACCGGACAGTTGAACATAAACGCCGCGCCAAAATGGCTCCTGTGGGTCGGCATCCTCTTTCTGCTGTGGAACCTGATGGGCGTTGGTGCCTTTGCCAGCCAATGGTCGATGTCGGCAGACGATATCGGCAAGCTTCCTCCGGACCAGCGGGACCTGTGGCTTGCCATGCCGGGCTGGGCGTGGGCCGCCTATGCCATTGGCGTCGTTGTCGGCACCCTGGGAGCCATCGGTCTTCTCCTGCGCAAATGGTGGGCACCCCTCGCCTTTGCGCTCAGCCTGATCGCGGTGCTCGTTCAGTTCAGCTACCCCTTCCTCTTTGCGCAGCAGGCGCAGGGCGACATGGCGATGCTGGCTTTTCCCATTTTCATCGTCGTGATGGCGATCATCCAATGGCAGTTGAGCCGCGCATGGCAACGCAAGGGCTGGCTGGCCTGA
- a CDS encoding VOC family protein codes for MANNHGDFIWYELMTSDAAGARDFYAAVIGWDIETNSDAPKVYRMISASDGPVAGLLPLTADMLAGGAHPCWMGYITVSDVDACAAAIKDAGGSICMEPWDIEGVGRAAFVADPQGVMFYIMKPIPPADNPDAQSTSFAAETPMVGHCAWNELSTTDPHAAKAFYGALFGWVQEGDMDMGPLGKYEFWWDGAKRFMLGAVMPKMAEMPVPFWTYYFRVPDIDTACAAISAHGGTVIQEPIEIPGGDYSLVAADPQGAAFGLVGARA; via the coding sequence ATGGCCAACAATCATGGCGATTTTATCTGGTATGAATTGATGACCAGCGATGCCGCAGGTGCGCGTGATTTTTACGCGGCGGTAATCGGGTGGGACATCGAGACGAATAGCGACGCGCCGAAGGTTTACCGGATGATCTCCGCATCCGACGGGCCCGTCGCGGGATTGCTTCCCCTGACCGCCGACATGCTGGCGGGCGGCGCGCACCCCTGCTGGATGGGCTATATCACGGTATCCGATGTCGATGCCTGCGCCGCCGCGATCAAGGACGCGGGCGGCAGCATCTGTATGGAGCCGTGGGATATCGAAGGCGTCGGGCGTGCGGCCTTTGTCGCCGATCCCCAAGGGGTGATGTTCTACATCATGAAACCCATACCGCCTGCCGACAATCCCGACGCCCAAAGCACCAGCTTTGCCGCCGAGACCCCGATGGTCGGCCATTGTGCATGGAACGAACTGTCCACCACCGACCCGCACGCCGCCAAGGCTTTTTATGGCGCGCTCTTCGGCTGGGTACAAGAAGGCGACATGGACATGGGCCCGCTGGGCAAATATGAATTTTGGTGGGACGGCGCAAAGCGGTTCATGCTGGGTGCCGTGATGCCAAAAATGGCGGAAATGCCGGTGCCGTTCTGGACCTATTATTTCCGCGTGCCCGATATCGATACCGCCTGTGCGGCCATTTCGGCCCATGGCGGCACGGTCATTCAGGAACCCATCGAAATCCCCGGCGGCGATTACAGTCTGGTCGCCGCCGATCCCCAGGGCGCAGCCTTTGGCTTGGTAGGAGCACGCGCATGA
- a CDS encoding DUF1428 domain-containing protein: MYIEGFVLAVPTANKEKYRQHAESAVPIFKEFGMTRMVECWGEDIPDGTMTDFKRAVQAKDDETVVFSWCEYPDKLTRDEASQKMMSDPRMAEMAECPFDTKRMIYSGFAPILSEGSDKGAGYIDGFVIPLPVVRQADYQALAEAAAPVFIDHGATGVVETWGEDLMRGEVTDYYRAVEATDDETVVFSWIAWPSKEARDSGNKAAMEDERFAAMGPDSMPFDGKRMIMGGFVPIVDTAR; this comes from the coding sequence ATGTATATTGAAGGATTTGTGCTGGCGGTTCCCACCGCGAACAAGGAAAAATACCGGCAGCATGCCGAAAGCGCGGTGCCGATCTTCAAGGAATTCGGCATGACCCGGATGGTTGAATGTTGGGGTGAGGATATCCCCGACGGCACGATGACCGACTTCAAACGGGCGGTGCAGGCCAAGGATGACGAGACGGTCGTTTTCAGCTGGTGCGAATATCCGGACAAGCTGACCCGCGACGAAGCCAGCCAGAAAATGATGTCCGACCCGCGTATGGCCGAAATGGCCGAATGTCCTTTCGACACCAAGCGGATGATCTATTCGGGCTTTGCGCCCATCCTGTCCGAAGGCAGCGACAAAGGCGCAGGCTATATTGACGGCTTTGTCATCCCGCTGCCCGTGGTCCGGCAAGCCGACTATCAGGCACTTGCCGAAGCGGCTGCGCCGGTATTCATCGACCATGGCGCAACCGGCGTTGTCGAAACATGGGGCGAAGACCTGATGCGCGGCGAAGTCACCGACTATTACCGCGCGGTTGAGGCAACTGATGACGAAACGGTCGTTTTTTCGTGGATCGCATGGCCATCCAAAGAAGCCCGCGACAGCGGCAACAAAGCCGCGATGGAAGACGAACGTTTTGCCGCCATGGGCCCGGATTCGATGCCCTTTGACGGCAAGCGCATGATTATGGGCGGCTTCGTACCGATCGTCGATACCGCACGCTAA
- a CDS encoding YifB family Mg chelatase-like AAA ATPase: MVSIVSTVAYLGLEARSVEVQCQIAPGMVGFAVVGLPDKAVAESRERVRAAISSLGLALPPKRITINLSPADLPKEGSHYDLPIALALLAAMGLVDAETLAHYLVVGELGLDGKVAGSPGVLLAALHASSRGMGLICPSAQGPEAAWAGQIEVVAAPDLLALLNHLKGQTHLRPPEPGIVLEPVAGPDLKMVKGQETAKRALEIAAAGGHNLCMTGPPGAGKSLLASCLPGILPDLTPAEALEVSMISSVAGNLEGGRLVRHRPFRSPHHSASMPALVGGGARVRPGEVSLAHLGVLFLDELPEFQRVVLDSLRQPLETGEVSVARANNHVTFPANFQLVAAMNPCRCGHLGDAALACSRAPRCAADYQAKISGPLLDRIDLHVEVQAVSAADLVLPPPAEGSAEVAGRVRRARQIQDVRLHGEKARTNAELDGEMLKDSATPDDAGQKLLAQAAEAMRLSARGYTRILRVARTIADLAGAETVGRIHIAEALSYRRQPPRN; encoded by the coding sequence GTGGTTTCGATTGTATCGACGGTGGCCTATCTCGGTCTTGAGGCCCGCAGTGTTGAGGTACAATGCCAGATCGCACCCGGAATGGTCGGATTCGCTGTCGTCGGCCTTCCGGATAAAGCCGTTGCGGAGAGCCGTGAACGGGTCCGCGCAGCTATTTCCTCACTGGGACTGGCGTTGCCGCCCAAGCGAATCACAATCAACCTTTCGCCGGCTGACCTCCCCAAGGAAGGATCGCATTATGATTTACCGATTGCCTTGGCTTTGCTGGCGGCGATGGGACTGGTCGACGCCGAAACGCTTGCCCATTATCTGGTGGTTGGCGAACTTGGGCTGGACGGAAAAGTTGCGGGCTCGCCAGGTGTATTGTTGGCCGCGCTCCATGCATCTTCGCGTGGCATGGGACTAATCTGTCCATCGGCACAGGGTCCGGAGGCCGCTTGGGCCGGACAAATAGAAGTCGTCGCCGCCCCCGATCTGCTGGCATTGCTCAACCATTTAAAGGGTCAGACCCATTTACGCCCGCCCGAGCCGGGAATTGTCCTGGAACCTGTTGCGGGTCCGGATCTGAAGATGGTGAAAGGGCAGGAAACCGCGAAGCGGGCGCTGGAGATCGCGGCTGCCGGAGGACACAATCTGTGCATGACAGGTCCGCCGGGGGCAGGGAAATCCCTGCTCGCATCCTGCTTGCCCGGCATTTTGCCCGATTTGACGCCCGCCGAGGCATTAGAGGTTTCGATGATTTCGTCCGTTGCCGGTAACTTGGAGGGCGGGCGTTTGGTGCGGCACCGGCCCTTTCGAAGCCCGCACCACAGTGCATCCATGCCCGCTCTGGTAGGCGGCGGTGCGCGCGTTCGGCCGGGCGAAGTCAGTCTGGCGCATCTGGGGGTCCTTTTTCTGGACGAGCTTCCCGAATTTCAGCGTGTGGTTCTCGACAGTCTCCGCCAGCCCCTCGAAACCGGGGAGGTCAGCGTCGCCCGCGCGAACAATCATGTCACCTTTCCTGCAAATTTCCAGCTTGTTGCCGCCATGAACCCCTGCCGATGTGGGCATCTGGGCGATGCGGCACTCGCCTGCAGCCGCGCACCGCGCTGCGCAGCGGACTATCAGGCAAAAATCTCGGGACCGCTGCTGGACCGCATCGATTTGCATGTCGAAGTACAAGCCGTCAGCGCAGCCGATCTCGTACTGCCTCCGCCCGCTGAAGGCTCAGCCGAAGTGGCGGGGCGTGTCAGACGTGCCCGGCAGATACAGGATGTTCGTCTGCACGGCGAAAAAGCGCGCACCAACGCGGAACTGGATGGTGAAATGCTAAAAGATAGTGCGACGCCCGATGACGCCGGGCAGAAATTGCTCGCGCAAGCGGCTGAAGCAATGCGCCTCTCAGCGCGAGGTTACACCCGCATTTTGCGAGTTGCGCGGACGATTGCCGACCTCGCGGGCGCGGAGACGGTCGGGCGCATTCATATCGCGGAAGCCTTGAGCTACCGTCGGCAGCCACCGCGCAACTGA